Proteins from a genomic interval of Rickettsia sp. Oklahoma-10:
- a CDS encoding ATP-binding cassette domain-containing protein produces the protein MLSLHQLQFNIAQRNLFDLSLTFLPYSITYIKGVNGCGKSSMLRMIAGIMQPSSGNIYYKNCNINNNTQHISESFRQDEFKGEPAQRIKIHKPKHIPQNSLVSSFTKYAVAKPYCTYVGHNLGLKLEMTVFENLKFWSEIYNSTEALHAAIHYFKLHDLLDEKCYSLSSGIQKVVAVARLIACPSDLWLLDEVETNLSKENRDLLNNLIIMKANSGGIVLLSSHLEKSIKSAQILQLD, from the coding sequence ATGCTATCACTTCACCAATTACAGTTTAACATAGCACAAAGAAATTTATTCGATCTAAGTCTTACTTTTCTTCCTTATTCTATTACGTATATAAAAGGAGTTAACGGTTGTGGTAAAAGTTCGATGCTACGAATGATAGCAGGAATTATGCAACCGAGTAGTGGTAATATATACTATAAAAACTGTAATATTAATAACAATACACAGCATATTTCAGAAAGCTTCAGACAAGATGAATTTAAAGGCGAGCCTGCGCAGCGTATAAAAATACATAAGCCAAAACACATCCCGCAAAATTCACTTGTATCAAGCTTTACAAAATATGCTGTAGCTAAACCTTATTGTACTTATGTAGGTCATAATTTAGGTCTAAAGCTTGAAATGACTGTTTTTGAGAATCTAAAATTTTGGTCAGAAATTTATAATTCCACTGAGGCCTTACATGCCGCTATTCATTATTTCAAATTACACGATTTATTAGATGAAAAATGCTATAGTTTATCTAGCGGGATACAGAAAGTTGTAGCCGTAGCAAGGCTTATTGCTTGCCCATCAGATTTATGGTTACTTGATGAAGTTGAAACGAACTTAAGCAAAGAAAATAGAGATTTGCTAAATAATTTAATTATCATGAAAGCAAATAGCGGCGGTATTGTACTCCTATCCTCACATCTAGAAAAATCTATAAAATCTGCACAGATATTACAACTGGATTAA